One window from the genome of Choloepus didactylus isolate mChoDid1 chromosome 2, mChoDid1.pri, whole genome shotgun sequence encodes:
- the RABGGTB gene encoding geranylgeranyl transferase type-2 subunit beta, with amino-acid sequence MGTPQKDVVIKPDAPGTLLVEKHADYIASYGSKKDDYEYCMSEYLRMSGIYWGLTVMDLMGQLHRMNREEILTFIKSCQHECGGISASIGHDPHLLYTLSAVQILTLYDSINVIDVNKVVEYVQSLQKEDGSFAGDIWGEIDTRFSFCAVATLALLGKLDAINVEKAIDFVLSCMNFDGGFGCRPGSESHAGQIYCCTGFLAITSQLHQVNSDLLGWWLCERQLPSGGLNGRPEKLPDVCYSWWVLASLKIIGRLHWIDGEKLRSFILACQDEETGGFADRPGDMVDPFHTLFGIAGLSLLGEEQIKPVSPVFCMPEEVLRRVNVQPELVG; translated from the exons ATG ggAACACCACAGAAGGATGTTGTTATCAAGCCAGATGCACCTGGCACCCTATTAGTGGAGAAACATGCAGATTATATTGCATCGTATGGCTCAAAGAAAGATGATTAT GAATACTGTATGTCTGAGTATTTGAGAATGAGTGGCATCTATTGGGGTCTGACAGTAATGGATCTCATGGGACAACTTCATCGCATGAATAGAGAGGAAattctaacatttattaaatcatGCCAACATGAGTGTGGTGGAATAAGTGCGAGTATTGGACATGATCCTCATCTTTTGTACACTCTTAGTGCTGTCCag ATTCTTACTCTGTATGATAGTATTAATGTTATTGACGTAAATAAAGTTGTGGAATATGTTCAAAGTCTACAGAAAGAAGATGGGTCTTTTGCTGGAGACATCTGGG GGGAAATTGATACAAGATTTTCTTTCTGTGCGGTGGCAACTCTGGCTCTATTG GGGAAACTGGATGCTATTAATGTGGAAAAGGCAATCGATTTTGTGTTGTCCTGTATGAACTTTGATGGTGGATTTGGTTGCAGACCGGGTTCTGAGTCCCATGCTGGGCAG ATCTATTGTTGCACAGGATTCCTGGCTATTACTAGTCAGTTGCATCAAGTAAATTCTGATTTACTGGGTTGGTGGCTTTGTGAGCGACAGTTACCATCAGGTGGACTCAATGGAAGGCCAGAGAAG TTACCAGATGTATGCTATTCATGGTGGGTGTTGGCTTCCCTAAAGATAATTGGAAGGCTTCATTGGATTGATGGAGAGAAACTGCGTAGTTTCATTTTGGCATGtcaagatgaagaaactggaggATTTGCAGACAGGCCAGGAGATATG gtggATCCCTTTCATACTTTATTTGGAATTGCTGGACTGTCACTTTTGGGGGAAGAACAGATTAAACCTGTTAGTCCTGTTTTTTGCATGCCTGAAGAAGTGCTTCGGAGGGTGAATGTTCAGCCTGAATTAGTGGGCTAG